From Danio aesculapii chromosome 18, fDanAes4.1, whole genome shotgun sequence, a single genomic window includes:
- the zgc:153031 gene encoding zgc:153031: MMNIEGEEMRKPIRLIAAACRDMGIGKDGQIPWCLPKEFQFLLDTITAVSAPGKKNLIVWGRICWFSCPETVFPLANCINLVLSRKMISVPPHADYLCKDFDSIFRLVSEPPLCHNVEVIWILGGTEVYKESLEHPWCDLIYLTDIMANFECDVFFPEFDPQIFRKQKSFPGVPDEILEENGIKFQFQVFKKVKN; this comes from the exons ATGATGAACATCGAGGGGGAGGAGATGCGCAAGCCAATCCGGCTCATCGCAGCTGCCTGCAGGGACATGGGCATCGGGAAGGACGGACAGATTCCCTGGTGTCTTCC AAAAGAATTTCAGTTCTTACTGGATACAATAACAGCCGTGTCAGCACCCG GGAAGAAGAATCTGATTGTCTGGGGCCGAATCTGCTGGTTCTCCTGTCCTGAGACGGTTTTTCCTTTGGCAAATTGCATAAATTTGGTATTGAGCAGAAAGATGAT TTCAGTGCCTCCGCATGCTGACTACCTGTGTAAGGACTTTGACTCAATATTTCGCCTGGTTTCTGAACCTCCTTTATGTCACAATGTGGAGGTCATCTGGATTTTAGGAGGCACAGAAGTCTATAAG GAAAGTCTAGAGCATCCCTGGTGTGATCTCATCTATCTGACCGACATCATGGCCAACTTTGAATGTGACGTGTTTTTCCCAGAGTTTGACCCCCAAATTTTCAGGAAACAAAAAAG CTTTCCCGGAGTACCAGATGAAATTCTTGAGGAAAATGGGATTAAATTTCAATTTCAAGTCTTCAAGAAGGTTAAAAACTGA